In Nicotiana tabacum cultivar K326 chromosome 17, ASM71507v2, whole genome shotgun sequence, one DNA window encodes the following:
- the LOC107830473 gene encoding putative E3 ubiquitin-protein ligase RING1a, with protein sequence MPAQKRSYDTPPTPPPPPDEKNDDSLQGNQNHDEEAYDSADSDGTTCSSGGEKDEFITVRLSEIRKEVQCPICLGIIRKTRTVMECLHRFCRECIDKSMRMGNNECPACRTHCASRRSLRDDPNYDALISLLYPDIDKYEEEELAFHEEEKARNKQIQASIAQTLRRQSEALGRKRTARATAAAFARRSQGRYRSLRGRRNFQGAEHQISDEEEDGNHDIGKDSSSADERSIEVKPKRYKKRGGRPSQASGASDENDAEINQESLGACSGLIRCSEILAWGKGGLRSNTRHGGLGGGTGKFSRNSRVSKLIDCLSCSDENEEKLDVRLKLVPISEEDIPSLQRPYLCCRPTMEVKHLSQYVAQQTSIEVGKIDIVLIKELNRSDNSSSSDIMAISKLIVGDPCMIEIHKVNEHQTLGEIQEMCGFSQRNLILAYGCKSKNRTDHDEGKVTV encoded by the exons ATGCCTGCTCAAAAGCGTTCGTACGACACTCCTCCTACTCCTCCTCCGCCACCGGACGAAAAAAACGATGATTCGTTACAAGGTAATCAAAATCACGACGAAGAAGCCTACGACAGCGCCG ATTCGGATGGAACTACTTGTTCGAGCGGCGGCGAGAAAGATGA ATTTATCACTGTGAGGCTTTCAGAAATTCGCAAAGAAGTACAGTGCCCTATATGTTTAG GCATTATTCGAAAGACCAGAACAGTTATGGAATGCTTGCATCGCTTTTGTAGAGAATGCATTGACAAATCTATGCGAATGGG GAACAATGAGTGTCCCGCTTGTCGTACCCACTGTGCTAGTCGCCGTTCTCTGAGAGATGATCCGAACTATGATGCTCTAATTTCCCTTCTATATCCAgatattgataaatatgaagaggAG GAATTGGCTTTTCATGAAGAGGAGAAAGCTCGGAATAAGCAG ATACAAGCTTCAATTGCACAGACATTACGGCGACAATCAGAAGCACTGGGAAGGAAACGGACCGCTAGAGCTACAGCAGCAGCTTTTGCGAGGAGATCTCAGGGACGCTATCGAAGTTTAAGGGGAAGAAGAAATTTTCAGGGTGCTGAACACCAGATATCTGATGAGGAGGAAGATGGTAATCATGATATTGGCAAAGATTCTTCCTCTGCTGATGAGCGCTCGATAGAAGTCAAACCAAAACGGTACAAAAAGAGGGGAGGACGGCCTTCTCAGGCTTCAGGAGCTAGTGACGAAAATGATGCAGAAATAAACCAAGAATCACTTGGTGCATGTAGTGGACTTATTCGCTGTTCAGAGATTCTTGCCTGGGGAAAAGGTGGCCTGCGAAGTAACACGAGACACGGGGGTCTTGGGGGAGGCACTGGCAAATTTTCCAGGAATAGCCGAGTCTCAAAGCTAATTGATTGTCTTTCTTGTTCAGATGAAAATGAAGAGAAG ttGGATGTCAGACTGAAGCTTGTTCCCATATCTGAAGAGGATATCCCAAGTTTGCAACGACCTTACCTTTGCTGCCGGCCCACTATGGAAGTTAAACATTTGAGCCAA TATGTAGCACAGCAAACTTCCATAGAAGTCGGCAAAATCGACATAGTGCTGATAAAAGAGCTTAACCGCAGTGACAACTCTTCAAGTTCTGATATCATGGCTATTTCCAAACTCATTGTTGGAGATCCTTGTATGATTGAAATCCATAAGGTAAACGAGCATCAGACATTAGGGGAAATCCAAGAGATGTGTGGTTTTAGCCAGCGTAATCTG ATCTTAGCATACGGATGCAAGTCAAAGAATAGGACAGACCATGATGAAGGGAAGGTGACCGTGTAA